GGAAAACCTACCTTTACGCCGGTTCCTTTCTTTTCCTCTGTAACGTCCTCTTCCCCAACAGGCGCCCATTTCGTGGGATTACTCCCTCATGTTTTTTTGATTTGTATTACCTCATCATTAAAAACTACCGTCATGCTGAAAACTGCTATTCTAGCCACCCTGTTGGCTGCCGGTAATGCGGCTGTTGCCACCGGCCCCGAAAAAGTGACCACCGTTATTTTTGTGAATGCAGCAGAAGAAGAGTCTTCACCATCTGCCGGCCTTAGTGACGAAGGGCGGGACCAGACCCGTTTATTTACCGAAGCCTGCCGGCATATTGACGTGGCCGCTATCTACACCATTTACGTGAACAAGGCCCTGCAGACCGTAGAGCCGTTATCGGAACTGCGGCAATTGCAGCCTGTTTATTACTGGGTAACGAAAGACCAGGAGACCCGGGACTGTGTGTTGGACTGCATTGTAAAGCAAAACAAGGGCAAGACAATCGTGATTTGTGGAAATCCGGAAAATATTCCGGCTATGGCCAGAAGCCTTGGTGTAAGGGCTAAAACGGTCAAAACGCTCTATGATAAAGGATCCGGCCGTTTTTTGATCGTTAGGGTGCTCGGAAATAATACCGCCGTAGCACAAAAGTTGAATATGAATATTCAAAAAAAAGTCTAATATTTATAGTCAGAAGAATATTTGATGGCTTCCCGCTATCGGATATTTTTCTCATAAGCATGGTTTCCGTTTAACGAAAAGCGGGGTTCTCTAACCTCGCTACTATTTTTAAAATCTGAGGAGACTGTGTAAAGTCGATGTATGTAGAGGAAGGTCCTGCAAGGCAGGCAGAATTTTATCAACCGCTTTTAAATCTGATCAGGGAGGAGCACATCCTGACATGAATGTTAAAAGCTCCGGGGCACTGCCTCGGAGCTGCAAAGAGCCAGGGTTTAACCACAAATTGTTTCTTAAAATTTCTATTATAGAGAGGCCGGTCCGGAAGGAGCGGCCTTTTATTTTGTCCCAGGGCTGAAGCCCTGGGCTACGTTCTGATTCAATTTCTTTCATGGATAGATTTGATCGTGTCCGTCGTGTCACTCAACGCCAGATGTTTGCCTCCCATAACAGGTTTTAGCCGGAAAAGGATTTGACACAGAACGTAGCCCAGGGCTTCAGCCCTGGGACATCCGGGCATAAAAAAGGGCATATCCTTTCAGATACGCCCTTTCGTTATTTGTTGCTGCTGATTACAGGTCGAATTTAATGCCCTGTGCCAGCGGCAGTTTGTCGGAGTAGTTGATGGTATTGGTTTGGCGGCGCATATATGCTTTCCATGCGTCTGAGCCGCTTTCCCTGCCGCCACCTGTTTCTTTTTCACCGCCGAAGGCGCCGCCTATTTCTGCACCGGAAGTACCGATGTTGACATTGGCGATGCCACAGTCGGAACCGGCAGCAGAGAGGAACTGTTCTGCTTCGCGGAGGTTCAGCGTCATGATGGCAGAGGAGAGGCCTTGTGGCACGTCGTTCTGCATGGCGATGGCTTCGGTGAGGGTTTGGTATTTCATCACGTAAAGAATAGGCGCGAAGGTTTCGTGCTGTACGATGGCGTAGGTGTTTTCTACGGCAGCGATACAGGGTTTCACGTAGCAGCCGGATTCATATCCTGCTCCTTCGAGGACGCCGCCTTCCACGAGGAAGGTACCGCCTTGTTCTTTTACCTGGGAGATAGTGCTCAGGTAGGCGTTGACCGCATCCTTGTCAATCAGCGGGCCTACGTGGTTCTTTTCATCCAGCGGATTGCCGATGCGGAGCTGTGCGTATGCTTTTACCAGTTTAGCGGTAAAGGCGTCGTACACGCTTTCATGGATGATGAGGCGGCGGGTGGAGGTGCAACGTTGACCGGCAGTGCCTACCGCGCCGAATACTGCGCCGATGAGGGTCATGTCGAGGTCTGCGTCTTTAGATACGATGATCGCGTTGTTACCGCCCAGTTCCAGCAGGGAGCGGCCCAGGCGTGCTCCTACGGCGGCGCCTACGCTCTTGCCCATGCGGGTGGAGCCGGTAGCTGATACCAGCGGAACACGATGGTCGTTGGACATCCATTCGCCGGTTTCGCGACCGCCGGTCACCAGGCAGCAAACGCCTTCCGGTACATTATTGGCGGCGAATACGGTTTCGACTATACGTTGACAGGCCAGTGCGGTCACGGGTGTTTTTTCGGAAGGCTTCCAAACACATACGTTGCCGCAAACCCATGCCAGCATGGAGTTCCAGCTCCATACCGCCACCGGGAAGTTAAAGGCGGAGATAATAGCGGTGATACCCAGCGGATGCCATTGCTCATACATGCGGTGGCCCGGACGTTCGGAGTGCATGCTCAGGCCGTAGAGCTGGCGGGAGAGACCTACTGCGAAATCGCAGATATCGATCATCTCCTGTACTTCTCCATAACCTTCCTGCAGGCTTTTACCCATTTCATAGGAAACGAGGCGGCCCAGCTGTTCTTTATGTGCACGCAGCGCTTCGCCGATCTGGCGCACAATTTCCCCTCTTCTCGGAGCGGGCCACTGGCGCCACTCTTTGAAGGCTTCCTGTGCTACGGCGATCACCGCGTCATAGTTACTGCGGTCTGCACTTTTAACGGTGGCAATCGTCTTGTTGTCTACCGGCGATACGGACACAATATCTGCTCCGCCGGCTTCCAGCCAGTGTTTGCCGGTGCTGACGCCGCTCTGCTGCGCGCTGATGCCAAAAGCTTTTAAAATATCATCTGCCATGGTGGGTGTATTAGTAAACTAAATTAGGAACTTTTTTTCGTTTGGGTGGAGTACGTGCTTTCGAAGATTTTGTCGGCATTGCCTGCTTCAAAGCCTTCCCGGCGGTGTTCGCGACGGACAGCGCCGGCCGGAAGGTCTGCAAATTCGGGCAGCACTTTCCTTTCCGCAAATTCCACATAGGAACCGGCTATTTTGATGGTTTCGCCACCGGCGAAGGTGGCTGGTATCATACCTGCTACCGTAGCACTTTGCAGCAGTTTGCCATCGGGGCTGGTCTTGATTTTTCCGCCGGCGTCATTGAGAATAAAACCGTTTTGTTCCAGGAACTGGTTGAACTCCGCAATGGTGTTGTATCCTGCGGGCAGGTTATGTACGCTCACCGTAAAATGGTTCAGGTAATAGCGGTTGTAAATCACCCACGCGGCGTATTCGCTTTCAGCAGCCAGCGCCTGGAAATCCGCCAGGGTAGGCGTACGCCAGAGGCCACTGTGCAGGAAGGTGTCTACGGCTTTGCTGTCGTCCAGGTCCAGGAGCGTGACGGGGTCCGCTTTTACTTCATCGGTATAACTGGTAATGATGTCCTGTGCCTGTTGGCTCAGGTCAGTCACCCGCAGCTCGCTGATAAAGATGCGCGGGTACTTCGGCAATGGCGGCGCATACCACCATGCGTCCAGCTTTTTGGAGGCAAAATAGTAGTGGTCCATTTTCGTATAGCCGTAATGGAGAAAAATTTTCTCCAGTGACTGTACGCCGAGTTGCGGTACTCCCATGGTACGGAAGGCGATATGGTCATTCTCGATATCGTCCGCTTTCCCGATTAATCCGTTGCTGACCATGGCAGCGATCACTGCTGACACGTCCGGCACCCGCTCCTGGTAACGGCTCATCAGGCCGTTTAATACTTCTTGTAACATGGCGTTTGTTTGAGCTTCCTGCGGCCAGCCTGTGGCTGACTGCTAATTATAATATTGAGCAAACCTGTTGCTGATCAGGTCTTTGAAAATCACGTCTTCCTGTTTTACAAATCCACTGCCCGGCAGCAGGCCTTTGGCATGGAGGTCTATCACTGCGCAGGCCGCACCGGCGGTGGTGAGCTGGATAGCCGTAAAGTCTTTGCCGCCTATCTCCTGGTTATAGATCTTACGGGAGTAGGAGCGCTGAACCGACCGGCCATTCACGGTACCGGATACGGACACAAATACCAGTACCACGTCTTGTGGGGTGAAAGGTATGCTATCTTCCATAATTTCCTTCAGGACATCCCTTTTTTTATTGAGTTTCAGCTCGTTGAGCAATATTTTCATCAGTTGGCAATGGCCGGGATACCTTACGGTTTTATAGTCGAGGTTGTATACTTTGCCATCCAGTATTTCCGCCAGGGCAGAAAGGCCGCCGGACGTATTAAAGGCTTCGTATTCCACACCGTCGAGGGCAAAACGTTCGTAGCCTTCGAGAGGCATTACCTCCTTGCGTTCGCCTTCATAGATGGCATCGCAGGGATTGCAGTATTCGTTGATCAGGCCGTCTGTGCTCCAGGTCAGATTGTACATCAGGCTGTTGGTCGGAAACTGTGGCAGGGCACCTACGCGCAGCTTTACCGAATCGAGGGTATCGAACTGTTTGGCGATGTCATAAGCGGCGATGCTGATGAAACCCGGCGCCAGTCCACATTGTGGCATAAAACTCACATCCGCCTGCGCTGCAATTTCGCGGATAGCGTTTGTGGTGGCCACGTCTTCGGTCAGGTCGAAGTAGTGTGTTTTCGCTTTGGCAGCGGCCGCCGCGATTTTGACGTTCAGAAAGAAAGGGCATGCGCTCAGCACCATGTCCTGCGGCTCCAGGGCTTTTTCCAGCGCTGTAGCGTCGTTTACGTCCAGTCTGGTTTTGCCGATGCCGGTATCAGTACATTTGTCCAGCAATGCCTGGTTACTGTCTGCCAGCGTTACCTGATAGTCACCCGACTGTTGTAACAGGAATGCAGCTGTTTCGCCGATCTTGCCGGCGCCGATAATCATTACACGTTTCATAATCTATTGGAATTATTAATAATACAGAGATACTGGCTGAAACGTAAGCACAGTATGCCCGCTCTTATACAAGAGGACAGCACCTGGTAAAATTTACCAAGTTTGCAGGGCATAATATCGGTATTAAATAAAATTAATACCGGTGCGGCCGTTACAGCGCAACAGGGACCCCTAACAGGGATGGACCTACGAAAAATATGTTCAGGGAAAAAATATTACCTGCCTTTCCAACTCATGGCACATGGGAGCAGGTGCTCCGCAGATAGGAGAGAAGAGAGAGTTGTATGTTTAACAGGTAATTCATTGATGATAATGAAAGAGCTAATATAGGGAAAAATTGCCGAACAGCAGCATAAAGCGGGTAAAGTTTTTCGAAGGCTGGATAAAAATATGGCTGACAAGGCGGAGGGGCGGTGGTTTCGGAGGAAGCAACAATAAAACACGCCGCAGGCCTATGACAATTTTCCCTTTGCACAGGGAAGATGACCAAAGTCCTGCGGCGTGCCGGTAGTACCTGCTAAAACAATGCTGACGCGGTGTCAGGGCAGGTAGTATGACTAATATTGTTCGTTGTCGTTCGGGAAATCCTTCGTTTTTACATCTTTGATGTAGGCCTGTGTGGCGCCATAAATTTCTGTGTAAAGATCGAGGTAACGGCGGAGAAAACGGGGCTTGAACTCCTTGTTGATACCAAGCATATCATGCATCACCAGCACCTGTCCGTCTACATGTTTACCGGCGCCAATACCGATAATCGGAATATGTACCGCCTCGGCCACTTCTTTGGCCAGGGAGGCAGGGATCTTTTCCAGTACGATAGCGAAGCAACCTGCGTCCTGGAGCAGTTTTGCATCGGCGATCAGCTTTTTGGCTTCTGCTTCTTCGGTGGCCCTTACGGCGTAGGTGCCAAATTTATAGATGGACTGTGGGGTGAGGCCCAGATGCCCCATCACGGGAACACCGGCGGAGATGATCCTTTTTACGGATTCAATGATTTCCTCGCCGCCTTCTATTTTGATGCCATGGGCACCTGTTTCCTTCATGATGCGGATGGCTGAACTGAGGGCTTCCTTGGAATTGCCCTGGTAGGAGCCAAAAGGAAGGTCTACCACCACAAAGCAGCGTTTGATGGCGCGTATAACAGATGATGCGTGATAGATCATCTGATCAAGCGTAATAGGCAGGGTAGT
This sequence is a window from Chitinophaga varians. Protein-coding genes within it:
- a CDS encoding DUF1338 domain-containing protein, which gives rise to MLQEVLNGLMSRYQERVPDVSAVIAAMVSNGLIGKADDIENDHIAFRTMGVPQLGVQSLEKIFLHYGYTKMDHYYFASKKLDAWWYAPPLPKYPRIFISELRVTDLSQQAQDIITSYTDEVKADPVTLLDLDDSKAVDTFLHSGLWRTPTLADFQALAAESEYAAWVIYNRYYLNHFTVSVHNLPAGYNTIAEFNQFLEQNGFILNDAGGKIKTSPDGKLLQSATVAGMIPATFAGGETIKIAGSYVEFAERKVLPEFADLPAGAVRREHRREGFEAGNADKIFESTYSTQTKKSS
- a CDS encoding saccharopine dehydrogenase family protein, giving the protein MKRVMIIGAGKIGETAAFLLQQSGDYQVTLADSNQALLDKCTDTGIGKTRLDVNDATALEKALEPQDMVLSACPFFLNVKIAAAAAKAKTHYFDLTEDVATTNAIREIAAQADVSFMPQCGLAPGFISIAAYDIAKQFDTLDSVKLRVGALPQFPTNSLMYNLTWSTDGLINEYCNPCDAIYEGERKEVMPLEGYERFALDGVEYEAFNTSGGLSALAEILDGKVYNLDYKTVRYPGHCQLMKILLNELKLNKKRDVLKEIMEDSIPFTPQDVVLVFVSVSGTVNGRSVQRSYSRKIYNQEIGGKDFTAIQLTTAGAACAVIDLHAKGLLPGSGFVKQEDVIFKDLISNRFAQYYN
- a CDS encoding aldehyde dehydrogenase family protein, translating into MADDILKAFGISAQQSGVSTGKHWLEAGGADIVSVSPVDNKTIATVKSADRSNYDAVIAVAQEAFKEWRQWPAPRRGEIVRQIGEALRAHKEQLGRLVSYEMGKSLQEGYGEVQEMIDICDFAVGLSRQLYGLSMHSERPGHRMYEQWHPLGITAIISAFNFPVAVWSWNSMLAWVCGNVCVWKPSEKTPVTALACQRIVETVFAANNVPEGVCCLVTGGRETGEWMSNDHRVPLVSATGSTRMGKSVGAAVGARLGRSLLELGGNNAIIVSKDADLDMTLIGAVFGAVGTAGQRCTSTRRLIIHESVYDAFTAKLVKAYAQLRIGNPLDEKNHVGPLIDKDAVNAYLSTISQVKEQGGTFLVEGGVLEGAGYESGCYVKPCIAAVENTYAIVQHETFAPILYVMKYQTLTEAIAMQNDVPQGLSSAIMTLNLREAEQFLSAAGSDCGIANVNIGTSGAEIGGAFGGEKETGGGRESGSDAWKAYMRRQTNTINYSDKLPLAQGIKFDL
- the panB gene encoding 3-methyl-2-oxobutanoate hydroxymethyltransferase, which translates into the protein MSVHKDVKRITTHVLQKMKVDGEKISMITAYDFSMARIFDDAGIDVILVGDSASNVMAGHETTLPITLDQMIYHASSVIRAIKRCFVVVDLPFGSYQGNSKEALSSAIRIMKETGAHGIKIEGGEEIIESVKRIISAGVPVMGHLGLTPQSIYKFGTYAVRATEEAEAKKLIADAKLLQDAGCFAIVLEKIPASLAKEVAEAVHIPIIGIGAGKHVDGQVLVMHDMLGINKEFKPRFLRRYLDLYTEIYGATQAYIKDVKTKDFPNDNEQY